The following proteins are co-located in the Ensifer sp. WSM1721 genome:
- a CDS encoding ABC transporter permease has product MSVVAESIILPERRSTAGRLSDFFWRHPHVLLAILLGPPLLWLGIVYLGSLFALLLQSFFSIDEFSGLINYEFTLATYRQLLTDANLDIILRTVIMAALVTLVSAVIAFPIAYYAARYARGKWKALFYLAVMLPLWSSYLVKVYAWKLILAKEGILTWFFEKLNLLWLLDAWLSLPLVGGNSLSVSYTGTFIVFVYVWMPFMILPIQAALERVPGNLIEASSDLGGTPAQTFRYVLFPLALPGIVAGSIFTFSLTLGDYIIPQIVGSSRLFIGQAVYAQQGTAGNIPLAAAFTVVPIVIMGAYLWMAKRMGAFDAL; this is encoded by the coding sequence ATGAGCGTCGTTGCCGAAAGCATCATCCTTCCGGAGCGCCGCAGCACCGCCGGCCGCCTTTCGGATTTCTTCTGGAGGCACCCGCATGTGCTCCTTGCCATCCTGCTCGGGCCGCCGCTGCTCTGGCTGGGAATCGTGTATCTCGGCTCCCTCTTCGCGCTGCTCTTGCAGAGCTTCTTCTCGATCGACGAATTCTCGGGGCTGATCAATTACGAGTTTACGCTCGCCACCTACCGGCAGCTCCTGACCGACGCCAATCTCGACATCATCCTGCGCACCGTCATCATGGCGGCGCTGGTGACGCTCGTCTCCGCCGTCATCGCCTTTCCGATCGCCTATTACGCCGCCCGCTACGCGCGCGGAAAGTGGAAGGCGTTGTTCTATCTTGCGGTCATGCTGCCGCTCTGGTCGAGCTATCTCGTCAAGGTCTATGCCTGGAAGCTGATCCTCGCCAAGGAGGGCATTCTCACCTGGTTTTTTGAGAAGCTGAACCTTCTCTGGCTGCTCGATGCCTGGCTCTCGCTTCCCCTCGTCGGCGGCAACTCTCTGTCGGTCAGCTACACGGGCACCTTCATCGTCTTCGTCTATGTCTGGATGCCCTTCATGATCCTGCCGATCCAGGCGGCACTGGAACGCGTGCCGGGCAATCTCATCGAGGCCTCATCGGACCTCGGCGGCACGCCCGCCCAGACCTTCCGCTACGTGCTTTTCCCGCTGGCGCTGCCGGGCATCGTCGCCGGCTCGATCTTCACCTTCTCGCTGACGCTCGGCGACTACATCATCCCGCAGATCGTCGGCTCGTCGCGGCTCTTCATCGGCCAGGCCGTCTATGCCCAGCAGGGCACCGCCGGCAACATTCCGCTCGCGGCCGCCTTCACGGTCGTGCCGATCGTCATCATGGGCGCCTATCTCTGGATGGCCAAACGCATGGGGGCCTTCGATGCGCTCTGA
- a CDS encoding ABC transporter permease produces MRSEKANRAPLGLKIAAAGGLAFMHLPILLIFLYAFTTEEKSYQFPPPGLTAQWFAIAWSRPDVWAALTLSVKVAAIATAAALVLGTLCAAAVSQTRFFGRETVSLLVILPIALPGIITGIALRSAFSMADIPFSFWTIVLGHATFCIVVVYNNAVARFRRISGSLIEASMDLGADGFQTFRYVILPNIGTALLAGGMLAFALSFDEVIVTTFTAGQQSTLPIWMLEELIRPRQRPVTNVVAMVVVIVTFLPILGAYYLTRDGDQIAGAGK; encoded by the coding sequence ATGCGCTCTGAGAAAGCGAACCGCGCGCCTCTCGGCCTGAAGATCGCTGCCGCCGGCGGCCTCGCCTTCATGCATCTGCCGATTCTCCTGATCTTTCTCTACGCCTTCACGACGGAGGAGAAGAGCTATCAGTTCCCACCGCCGGGGCTGACGGCGCAATGGTTCGCCATAGCCTGGAGCCGGCCGGATGTCTGGGCGGCGCTGACGCTCTCGGTCAAGGTCGCCGCGATCGCGACCGCGGCCGCGCTCGTTCTTGGTACGCTCTGTGCCGCAGCGGTCAGCCAGACCCGCTTCTTCGGCCGCGAGACAGTCTCGCTGCTCGTGATCCTGCCGATTGCGCTGCCCGGCATCATCACCGGCATCGCGCTGCGGTCCGCCTTCTCGATGGCGGACATCCCGTTCTCGTTCTGGACGATCGTGCTCGGCCACGCGACCTTTTGCATCGTCGTCGTCTACAACAATGCGGTCGCGCGCTTCCGCCGGATTTCCGGCTCGCTGATTGAGGCCTCGATGGACCTCGGCGCCGATGGCTTCCAGACCTTCCGCTACGTGATCCTGCCGAATATCGGCACGGCGCTGCTTGCCGGCGGCATGCTCGCCTTCGCCCTTTCCTTCGACGAGGTCATCGTTACGACCTTCACCGCCGGCCAGCAATCGACGCTGCCGATCTGGATGCTCGAAGAACTGATCCGTCCGCGCCAGCGCCCGGTGACCAATGTCGTCGCCATGGTCGTCGTCATCGTCACCTTCCTGCCGATCCTCGGCGCCTATTACCTCACCCGCGACGGCGACCAGATCGCCGGAGCCGGCAAATGA
- a CDS encoding ABC transporter ATP-binding protein, with the protein MTTAVLFDNVSRYFGAVRAVDRVNLKIAEGEFFAMLGPSGSGKTTCLRLMAGFEQPTGGHIEIFGETAEGVPPYRRSVNTVFQDYALFPHLSILENVAYGLMVKGIGREERRKGAEDALAMVKLPGYGTRRPGQLSGGQRQRVALARALVNKPKVLLLDEPLGALDLKLREQMQEELKSLQRSLGITFVFVTHDQGEALSMADRVAVFNEGRIQQLGSPEEVYNRPKTRFVADFVGSSNVLSADLCRKLGLKASFASLRPEAVAIAPPSDGALSLSGTVASQSFLGATNRIVIDVEGARIAVASPAAHGVPPIGSPVTISFAGRDLHPMEDA; encoded by the coding sequence ATGACCACCGCCGTCCTCTTTGACAATGTTTCCCGCTACTTCGGCGCCGTGCGCGCCGTCGATCGCGTGAACCTCAAGATCGCCGAGGGCGAGTTCTTCGCGATGCTCGGCCCCTCCGGCTCGGGCAAGACGACCTGCCTCAGGCTGATGGCCGGCTTCGAACAGCCGACCGGGGGGCACATCGAGATCTTCGGCGAGACCGCCGAAGGCGTGCCGCCTTACCGGCGCAGCGTCAATACCGTCTTCCAGGACTATGCGCTCTTCCCTCACCTCTCCATCCTGGAGAACGTCGCCTACGGCCTGATGGTCAAGGGGATCGGGCGGGAGGAAAGGCGCAAGGGCGCCGAGGACGCGCTCGCCATGGTCAAGCTGCCGGGCTACGGCACGCGCCGGCCGGGCCAGCTTTCGGGCGGCCAGCGCCAACGCGTGGCGCTTGCCCGTGCGCTCGTCAACAAACCCAAGGTTCTGCTTCTCGACGAACCGCTCGGCGCGCTCGATCTGAAGCTCCGCGAACAGATGCAGGAGGAGCTGAAGAGCCTGCAGAGATCGCTCGGCATCACCTTCGTTTTCGTCACCCACGATCAGGGCGAAGCGCTGTCGATGGCCGACCGCGTCGCCGTTTTCAACGAAGGCCGCATTCAGCAGCTCGGCAGCCCGGAGGAAGTCTACAATCGACCGAAGACCCGCTTCGTCGCCGATTTCGTCGGCTCGTCAAACGTGCTTTCGGCGGATCTCTGCCGGAAGCTGGGCCTGAAGGCGTCCTTCGCGAGCCTCCGGCCGGAGGCGGTCGCGATCGCGCCGCCGAGCGATGGTGCTCTCAGCCTCTCCGGCACCGTTGCCTCCCAGAGTTTCCTCGGCGCGACGAACCGCATCGTCATCGATGTCGAGGGCGCCCGCATTGCCGTGGCAAGCCCCGCGGCGCATGGCGTTCCGCCGATCGGCAGCCCGGTCACGATCAGCTTCGCCGGGCGCGACCTTCATCCGATGGAGGACGCATGA